TGTGTAAAAGCATGGTCTTGAGGGGTGCTTCACAATGATTTTTTGCGCGCACATGGCCTTCAGGCACCTGGAAATGGTGTCTTCGGAAAAGCCAAGAATTGGGCTCAGTTTTGTTGCACTCAGTTCGGCATAGGGGACTCCCTGCGCATCCCGTAGAGGATCAGTGAAGTGGGCAAGCGCATATTTCAGATTTCCGAGCAAAACGGCTGACCGAACACATTCTGTTGCCTGTGCATCTGAGACTGAAAAACTCAGGAGACATGCAGCCTTTGACAATTTCTCGAAATTTCGACCCGAGACAGCGGAGATCTTTTTCATGATTCGCTCCCCTATGGAGAACCACAGTTTTGATTTGTCCCTGCGCACCAAAAAGTCGTTGCCAAGCTTCCTCTCAAGCCTCTGGAGGGCCTTGTGAATGGCTGCTTGTGTGAAATACGGATGATCGTGCTGCAATTGCGACAGGCTGCGAAAGCTGTAGCGACGCCCCAAGATTACCGTCTGCTTGTATTTGTTCCTCTGCCACAACGACAGGTTGTAGAGAATCACTGCTGCAGTGACGTCAGGCTGCTTGGGATTGAGCTCCTTGGCGATTTCTGGATGATAGAAATGCAAAAGGCTAGGTGCGTCAGTATTGGAAGATCTCTTGCTCTGATGGATGCCTTCCCCCACCATACCCATCTCGGCCAGCAATGCTGGAATGGGAGAAATAGTATCCGGCTCGATTTTTAGACAATGGAAGCGAGGGAAAAATACCGTTTCTTCCATTGTTGACGACCTGCTCTGTGCTCCTTCACTCTTATCTCTAACGATTGGGGGTTTAATTATTACCATAAAACACTGCGGGAATTTTGCTGCACGACACAAACCATTGATTTTCAAAGGAAGAATGTAGAGCAGGCGATCCATTTATTTTCCAAGCCAGCTCACCCGGTCCTGCATCCTTACGGAATTTTAACATTAATCCTCAAATTGGATAAAGTCAACGCCAGTAAGATATATACTTATTGTTAAATAATTCGACCATCAACCATGGTTGATGGTCATTTCTCCAAAGATGCGAAGCTGAGGAAGGAAAAACGCGACTAAGGGAAGCTGCGACAACTGGCGGCTAGCGCCGAAAGCCGTCTCCCCCTGCACCAAGCCCTCAAAAGAATCAAACTCAGCCGCCATCACCTAACCCAAACGTGCTTTTGGGCGGGCCATGGACTATGCCCTGACGCTGTGGCCCATGCTTGAGGTGTATTGAGAGGACGTGTGGAGATTGACAACAATCCGGTGGAAAACTCAATCCGCCCCACCGCCATCGGCAAAAAGAACTGGCTCTTTATGGGTCATCCAAAAAGCGGCTCCCGCGCCGCCACGTTCTACACGCTGATGGGCAACTGCCACCGTGAAGGCATCAACGCGGAAGCCTACCTGACGGACCTCTTCACACGCCTCCCCGCAGAAACCAACCAGACCGGGCATCGCCGCACCCCGAAAGCCTGGGCAACTGACCAAAGAGCGCTAAATCAGTCCCTGGGAAAACACTGCGCGGACACAGTTTAGCCGGACCTGTCAAGATCCGAGGGACGGGGCGGCGTTTGACGGATACGATCCTTTACACCATCATCGAATCCTGCCGCGCCCGCAGCCTGGATCCCTGGAAGAACCTGCGTGACGTGCTTACCCGTTTGCCGACCATGACCAACCGGCAGGTCAAAGACATCACGCCCAAAGCCTGGGCTGAGGCCCGGAGGCTCAAACAACGAGCCGCGTAGCTATCAGCACACCACCATCAACCTGCTTCAGCAGGCGCTTGGGGTCACGCTTACAAACTTGCGGCTTCACGGTGATTGCTTACATCGTGCAGTCAGTCGCATCTCTCACTGAAGTCGTGGCCCCGTCGCTTTTCGCATCCTCGTGGCTTCGGGGAACGGGCCAGTTAACCAGGACAAAAACGCCGAGGGAGGGAGGCGTTTTGGACAAAGCGCAGCGTAGCCCGAAGGGTGAATCTGCGGGGAGCAGATTCATCAACGCTCCGGGGTGGGCAAGGCGTTGGGGTGTTCAGTCAGACGTAGGCAAACTTGGCCCCTCCAAACACAGGGCGGGGCCGTCCGCTCATCCCTTCCACCGCAGAGATGATTGCGGAAGAGCTGGCGGTCGGAGGCGCTCTTCATTCACGGGGTTTTCATAGCCGAGAAGCTGGCTGCGCTTCATTCTTTTGAAGAGCTTGGCACGGTCAAGGCTATTGGTTGGCGCGTACGTTCATTTTCCACCGCAACGCGGGGATGGCTTGAAGACCCTCTATGCCCACGTCCCAAGATCAAGACGCAGGATGGATAAGCGACAATTTGGCCGACATTTGATCGAGTATTCTCTTCAACTCTTCATTTGTTTTATGAAGGTTCTCGTCATGCCAACTTTCCGGCACTCCACTATATTCAAGCAATCGCTCAAATGGAATCAGGCTCGTTTCTGGCTCAACCCCATACGTTTGCCCGAGTGAGGAGACCAAGTGCCATGCGCCACCGCAAATAAGATAAAAATGACGTGCGGCTTGATTTGGGATACACGACACCCCGTCATCAGGTCGGTCAATCAAAACCAAAAAACCATCAGCGACTCTCCACAGCTCGGTAAAATCTTTAACGAAAGCCTCGGACCAACCACATCTTGGTGCTCTTTTAATTATTTGCTCAATTACGGCACGAAGCTTTCGAGTGAGTTTCGACCTTGCAAAGACTCTAGTTCCTCCAATCTCAAGAAGGCCTGGATGTGGAAAAAGATCACACGCCCCTATATGCGCTGCCTTGATAAGTTCAACCACAGACCGGGCATACCAATGTTTTGTAAAAAGCATAATCGTTATTCAGTGCCTCCAGATGATTGATTCAACGCTTTTCTCACAGCCTCAGCCCCCGTGTCACTCACCTGGGTGTTAAAGTTCATTGATCCCGTAACTGCAAAGCCACCTGGGGCTTTGGGGTCAGCGATTGCTGTAAATGCTTCTGCACCATCTTTTAATTCTCCCGCTGTACCTGCCGCAGGAGGGGTTTTGATTAGCTTAGCTTGCTTAGCAAGCTCGGCATGACTTGTGAAGGCATCAATGGGAACCGCCCGACCAACAAGATTGCCATCTTGAACAATACCTTTAAACCCAACGATACCTGAAGATTCTTCAACAATTTCCGCCACCTGACGGCCTATGGACTGTGCGCTGGCTGTGGGAGCAATGAACCCCGCGCCAAGGTTCACAATAATCCCAGCCACCGTGGCTGTCCCGTCACTGCCACCAGCCGCCTTAACAATGCCTTCGGTTGCTTGCGTCGTTATATTGTCTTGCTGCTTGCCACTTATCATCTGCCTAATACCTGCCTGTAGATCGTCAGCTCCATGAGCGATTGCAATAGGCCCCACCCACTTCGTAAGACCAGTTGGCTCAGGTGCCAGTAGGCCCAAAGCACCAGCTGCAACTTGAATGCCCCCGCCCACCGCTTGAACCCCTCCCATTGTACGTGGATGCTCATTCACCCATTGCCCCACAGCTTGGACATCATTAGCTAGTCTTGCCCCGCGTTCCCTATCAA
This is a stretch of genomic DNA from Prosthecobacter algae. It encodes these proteins:
- a CDS encoding transposase domain-containing protein; translated protein: MTDTILYTIIESCRARSLDPWKNLRDVLTRLPTMTNRQVKDITPKAWAEARRLKQRAA
- a CDS encoding IS66 family transposase, with the protein product MEIDNNPVENSIRPTAIGKKNWLFMGHPKSGSRAATFYTLMGNCHREGINAEAYLTDLFTRLPAETNQTGHRRTPKAWATDQRALNQSLGKHCADTV